Proteins from a single region of Gasterosteus aculeatus chromosome Y, fGasAcu3.hap1.1, whole genome shotgun sequence:
- the LOC120812591 gene encoding potassium voltage-gated channel subfamily A member 1-like: MTVVAGDNMDETSAVPGHPQDAYPPDPNDHECCERVVINIAGLRFETQLKTLSQFPETLLGNPKKRMRYFDPLRNEYFFDRNRPSFDAILYYYQSGGRLRRPVNVPLDMFSEEIKFYELGVDAMEKFREDEGFIREEERPLPEKEFQRQIWLLFEHPESSGTARGIAIVSVMVILISIVIFCLETLPQLKEDPRGRMITVGNTTVYYKPNILTDPFFVVETLCIIWFSFELIVRFLACPSKPAFFKNMMNMIDIVAIIPYFITLGTELAEDPEKEGMGEQATSLAILRVIRLVRVFRIFKLSRHSKGLQILGQTLKASMRELGLLIFFLFIGVILFSSAVYFAEAEEQGSYFGSIPDAFWWAVVSMTTVGYGDMVPVTIGGKIVGSLCAIAGVLTIALPVPVIVSNFNYFYHRETEGEEQAQLLNVSNPNIPSETNSSRRSSSTASKSEYMEIDGDINNSIDNFREANLRTSNCTIANQNCVNKSKLLTDV, encoded by the coding sequence ATGACCGTGGTGGCAGGAGATAACATGGACGAGACCTCGGCTGTCCCCGGCCACCCTCAGGACGCCTACCCCCCAGACCCCAATGACCACGAATGCTGCGAGAGGGTGGTCATCAACATTGCTGGCCTCCGGTTTGAGACACAGCTGAAAACTCTCTCCCAGTTCCCAGAGACGTTGCTGGGCAACCCCAAAAAGCGGATGCGGTACTTTGACCCTCTGAGAAACGAGTACTTCTTTGACAGAAACCGGCCCAGCTTCGATGCCATCCTCTATTACTACCAGTCTGGGGGCCGGCTAAGAAGACCAGTGAATGTCCCCTTGGATATGTTCTCAGAAGAAATCAAATTTTACGAGCTGGGGGTGGATGCGATGGAGAAGTTTCGGGAGGACGAGGGTTTCATCAGGGAGGAAGAGCGCCCTTTGCCTGAGAAGGAGTTCCAGCGCCAGATTTGGCTCCTCTTTGAGCACCCGGAGAGCTCAGGCACAGCGAGAGGGATCGCCATTGTGTCTGTGATGGTGATCCTCATTTCAATAGTCATATTTTGTTTAGAGACTTTACCACAGCTGAAAGAGGACCCACGGGGTCGAATGATAACAGTTGGGAACACTACTGTTTATTATAAACCAAATATCCTAACTGACCCCTTCTTCGTCGTTGAGACACTCTGTATAATCTGGTTCTCCTTTGAGTTGATTGTACGCTTTCTGGCGTGCCCGAGCAAACCGGCCTTCTTCAAGAACATGATGAACATGATCGACATAGTGGCCATCATCCCATACTTCATCACGCTCGGCACCGAGCTAGCCGAAGACCCAGAAAAAGAAGGAATGGGGGAGCAGGCAACATCTCTGGCCATACTCAGGGTGATCCGTCTGGTCAGGGTGTTCAGGATCTTCAAGCTGTCGCGACACTCCAAAGGGCTGCAGATTTTGGGACAGACCCTCAAGGCCAGCATGCGAGAGCTGGGTCTGCTGATCTTCTTTCTGTTCATTGGGGTCATCTTGTTCTCCAGCGCTGTCTACTTTGCTGAGGCAGAGGAGCAAGGATCCTACTTTGGCAGCATCCCAGATGCATTTTGGTGGGCTGTTGTGTCCATGACAACTGTGGGCTATGGGGACATGGTCCCGGTCACTATAGGAGGCAAGATTGTAGGATCTCTGTGCGCCATCGCCGGAGTGTTGACGATTGCGCTCCCGGTGCCCGTCATTGTGTCCAACTTCAACTACTTCTACCACAGGGAGACCGAAGGAGAAGAGCAGGCCCAGCTGCTCAATGTCAGCAATCCCAACATCCCCTCTGAAACCAACTCCAGCCGCCGCAGTTCATCCACCGCCAGCAAGTCAGAGTACATGGAGATTGATGGAGACATAAACAATAGCATCGACAACTTTAGGGAGGCGAACCTCAGAACTAGCAATTGCACTATAGCCAACCAAAACTGTGTAAATAAAAGCAAGCTGCTTACAGATGTTTAG